In Deinococcus maricopensis DSM 21211, one genomic interval encodes:
- a CDS encoding vWA domain-containing protein, protein MLMLVKGQRQPLGSAELHLTAGVSGADTALIALDAQGRALQGAFVNAAVPRALEGALTWAPGDAYTLRLGALSAEVDAVVLVATGDLARASVESLLAVGAEQLAFELGAGALSGRAARVLLVYRRSGLWRVYAAAESAASLGALVPGVDLSVSTPRGAPTPATVAATPAPRPPAPITLAKAERQKVLLAKAERAAPDVVPLIQLAKSSLHKRGLDVETFEVKLVLDVSISMRGLFASGAVQRLAERSLALSARLDDNGEVEVILFGRGARDGGTVQLDNVNGFVGRMRFEFDPVTQYAPAMQAVRQQARTAAYPTLVLFITDGDAHDADAATREMVDASREPIFWKFMAIGASGSGFRFLTQLDTMSGRAVDNANFFSVADPARMGDQQLFELLSEEIDAWLEAARAAGIVGSAPGSPLPPRAGVRGAPTPPDRETAERAVPWWKKLFG, encoded by the coding sequence ATGCTCATGCTCGTCAAAGGCCAACGCCAGCCGCTGGGCAGCGCCGAACTTCACCTGACGGCTGGGGTGAGCGGCGCAGACACGGCGCTGATCGCGCTGGACGCGCAGGGCCGCGCCCTCCAGGGCGCGTTCGTGAACGCCGCCGTGCCGCGCGCCCTGGAGGGCGCGCTCACCTGGGCCCCCGGCGACGCCTACACCCTGCGCCTCGGCGCCCTCAGCGCGGAAGTGGACGCGGTGGTGCTGGTCGCCACCGGCGACCTGGCGCGCGCCAGCGTGGAAAGCCTGCTGGCGGTCGGTGCGGAGCAACTGGCCTTCGAGCTCGGCGCCGGGGCGCTCAGTGGGCGTGCCGCGCGGGTGCTGCTGGTATACCGCAGGAGTGGGCTGTGGCGAGTCTACGCGGCTGCGGAGAGCGCGGCGTCACTCGGGGCGCTCGTGCCCGGCGTGGACCTCAGCGTCTCCACCCCCAGGGGCGCCCCCACGCCCGCCACGGTCGCGGCCACCCCGGCGCCACGACCGCCCGCGCCAATCACCCTCGCGAAGGCTGAACGGCAGAAGGTCCTGCTGGCCAAGGCCGAACGGGCCGCGCCGGACGTGGTGCCGCTCATCCAGCTGGCCAAGAGCAGCCTGCACAAGCGCGGGCTGGATGTGGAGACCTTCGAGGTGAAGCTGGTGCTGGACGTGAGCATCAGCATGCGCGGCCTGTTCGCGTCCGGCGCGGTGCAGCGTCTCGCGGAGCGGTCTCTGGCCCTGTCCGCCCGCCTGGACGACAACGGCGAGGTCGAGGTGATCCTGTTCGGGCGTGGCGCACGCGACGGCGGCACCGTCCAGCTCGACAACGTCAACGGCTTCGTGGGCCGCATGCGGTTCGAGTTCGACCCGGTCACCCAGTACGCGCCGGCGATGCAGGCGGTGCGTCAGCAGGCGCGCACCGCCGCCTACCCGACGCTGGTGTTGTTCATCACGGACGGGGACGCGCACGACGCCGACGCCGCCACACGGGAGATGGTGGACGCGAGCCGCGAACCGATCTTCTGGAAATTCATGGCCATCGGCGCGAGCGGCTCCGGCTTCCGGTTCCTGACGCAGCTCGACACCATGAGTGGACGCGCCGTGGACAACGCCAACTTCTTCAGCGTCGCCGATCCTGCCCGTATGGGTGACCAGCAGCTGTTCGAGCTCCTGTCCGAGGAAATTGACGCGTGGCTCGAGGCGGCGCGCGCTGCCGGCATCGTAGGTTCTGCGCCCGGCAGTCCGTTGCCGCCCCGCGCTGGTGTCAGGGGCGCCCCCACGCCCCCTGACAGGGAGACGGCTGAGCGGGCCGTGCCGTGGTGGAAGAAACTGTTCGGCTGA
- a CDS encoding glycoside hydrolase family 43 protein, whose protein sequence is MPASPTRPPLLATLALLLGACAPTGTDTVTPPTTATTPGPPAFHAQTQLFKQADPSVIRVGGTYYSVQSDGNQTIRVRAASSVDGLASATPTTVYAHPTSTNEVWAPELIHDGSTYYIYFTMGAGDSHRMYVMQSSSPTGGYSAPAKLNLPDDKWAIDGTLFTYNAQRYFVWSGWVGDRNGEQTLFLSRMSSPTTVASGETRHVISQPRESWEQADPNPPTRVNEGPEAIKDPSGQLHIVYSANGSWDSNYCLADLRLRAGGDPTYVWDWYKSNGCLFGSKSNLMMSGWDPTLSVNGPGHHSFVLLDGDINTSPPSGQKFPLMYHAVSKSLPYTWANRFWYSGSFMWWGNMTYTRGGASNTGWSLKFFE, encoded by the coding sequence ATGCCTGCATCACCCACCCGGCCACCCCTTCTTGCCACCCTCGCTCTGCTGCTCGGTGCCTGCGCACCCACCGGGACGGACACCGTCACGCCCCCCACGACGGCCACGACGCCCGGCCCGCCCGCCTTCCACGCCCAGACGCAACTCTTCAAGCAGGCCGACCCGAGCGTCATCCGCGTTGGCGGCACGTACTACAGCGTGCAGTCCGACGGCAACCAGACCATCCGGGTCCGCGCCGCCAGCAGCGTCGATGGTCTCGCCAGCGCCACCCCCACCACCGTGTACGCGCACCCCACCAGCACGAACGAGGTGTGGGCGCCGGAACTCATTCACGACGGCAGCACCTACTACATCTACTTCACCATGGGCGCCGGCGACAGCCACCGCATGTACGTCATGCAGTCCAGCAGTCCGACCGGCGGGTACTCCGCCCCCGCGAAACTCAACCTCCCGGACGACAAGTGGGCGATTGACGGCACGCTCTTCACCTACAACGCCCAGCGGTACTTCGTGTGGTCCGGGTGGGTGGGCGACCGCAACGGCGAGCAGACGCTGTTCCTGTCCCGCATGAGCAGCCCCACCACCGTCGCGAGCGGCGAAACGCGGCACGTCATCTCCCAACCGCGCGAGTCGTGGGAGCAGGCCGACCCGAACCCGCCCACGCGCGTGAACGAGGGCCCCGAAGCCATCAAGGACCCCAGCGGGCAACTGCACATCGTGTACTCCGCGAACGGCAGCTGGGACAGCAACTACTGCCTCGCGGACCTGCGCCTCCGCGCGGGCGGCGACCCCACGTACGTATGGGACTGGTACAAAAGCAACGGCTGCCTGTTCGGCTCGAAAAGCAACCTGATGATGAGCGGCTGGGACCCCACCCTGTCCGTCAACGGCCCCGGGCATCACAGCTTCGTGCTGCTGGACGGCGACATCAACACCAGCCCTCCCAGCGGGCAGAAATTCCCCCTCATGTACCACGCCGTCAGCAAAAGCCTGCCGTACACCTGGGCGAACCGCTTCTGGTACTCGGGCAGCTTCATGTGGTGGGGGAACATGACCTACACGCGTGGCGGCGCGTCGAACACCGGCTGGAGCCTGAAGTTCTTCGAGTGA
- a CDS encoding DinB family protein has protein sequence MDAEGFYRYLMHTRRRLWDTLRQVPDEDLSRPLLPGDGPRCIKDLVAHIPAVEDGWFRADLLGQPMVQDTLGRTPHSADAYWHHEHEPLGDLLGYWEAVETDTLQRWPALMTAAQADRRVPVDESRPETISPDEVLWHVMQHEVRHSAQIVTMLRLLGHQPPALDLVFLAAQ, from the coding sequence ATGGACGCCGAAGGGTTCTACCGTTACCTGATGCACACCCGCCGCCGCCTCTGGGACACCCTGCGCCAGGTGCCCGACGAGGACCTCTCCAGGCCCCTCCTGCCGGGCGACGGCCCACGCTGCATCAAGGACCTCGTCGCGCACATCCCCGCCGTCGAGGACGGCTGGTTCCGCGCGGACCTGCTCGGCCAGCCGATGGTGCAGGACACCCTCGGCCGGACGCCGCACTCCGCCGACGCGTACTGGCACCACGAGCACGAACCCCTCGGCGACCTCCTCGGGTACTGGGAGGCCGTCGAAACCGACACGCTCCAGCGCTGGCCCGCCCTGATGACCGCCGCGCAGGCGGACCGACGCGTCCCCGTGGACGAAAGCCGCCCGGAAACCATCTCCCCCGACGAGGTGCTGTGGCACGTCATGCAGCACGAGGTGCGGCACAGCGCCCAGATCGTCACGATGCTGCGCCTGCTCGGGCACCAACCGCCCGCCCTGGACCTCGTGTTCCTCGCAGCGCAGTGA
- a CDS encoding DeoR/GlpR family DNA-binding transcription regulator: MRQRHIEILSQLQKRERVSVSELATLLGASEVTIRADLADLDEQGLLRRVRGGATRPLLPGNETPLEESSKHHATAKRRIGQAAAGLISNNDTIFLDVGSTTTEIARHLPLTLSGVTIVTNGLNIALELERLPNVRVVVTGGTLRRLQHSLVSPYGLELLSRFRPDKFFLGCNGVDAVQGVTNSNHEEAEIKTQMVAYARATYVVADHSKIGQVAAAAIAPLRDVHTLITDTRANAAHLQALRHTGLNIMSV, encoded by the coding sequence ATGCGCCAACGCCACATCGAGATTCTTTCGCAGCTGCAGAAGCGGGAGCGCGTCAGCGTTTCCGAGCTCGCCACGTTGCTGGGCGCGTCCGAAGTCACCATCCGCGCGGACCTCGCTGACCTCGACGAGCAGGGCCTCCTGCGCCGCGTCCGCGGCGGCGCCACCCGCCCCCTCCTGCCCGGCAACGAAACGCCCCTGGAAGAATCCAGCAAGCACCACGCCACCGCCAAACGCCGCATCGGTCAGGCCGCCGCCGGCCTCATCAGCAACAACGACACCATCTTCCTCGACGTCGGCAGCACCACCACCGAAATCGCCCGGCACCTCCCCCTCACGCTCAGCGGCGTCACTATCGTCACGAACGGCCTGAACATCGCCCTGGAACTTGAACGCCTCCCGAACGTCCGCGTGGTCGTCACGGGCGGCACGCTCCGGCGCCTGCAGCACTCCCTCGTCAGCCCCTACGGCCTGGAACTGCTGTCCCGCTTCCGACCCGACAAGTTCTTCCTCGGCTGCAACGGCGTGGACGCCGTTCAGGGCGTCACGAACAGCAACCATGAGGAAGCGGAGATCAAAACGCAGATGGTTGCGTACGCGCGCGCCACGTACGTCGTCGCGGACCACAGCAAAATCGGGCAGGTGGCCGCGGCCGCCATCGCCCCGCTGCGCGACGTGCACACCCTGATCACCGACACCCGCGCGAACGCCGCGCACCTCCAGGCCCTCCGCCACACCGGCCTGAACATCATGAGCGTCTGA
- a CDS encoding TerD family protein: MTQIISLSKGGTISLGKEDPALRRVLVGLGWDPRSSSGHEFDLDASAFLLGSDGRIFDPNQALNAFVFYGNLKLANGSIQHTGDNRDGQGDGDDEALKVDLARLDPRVQRIVFAVTIHEAQVRHQNFGMIGSAFIRIANEETGREVARYDLTEDASTVTAMIFGELYRYGQDWKFRAVGQGFQGGLKQMCDTYGVPTE, from the coding sequence ATGACCCAGATCATCAGCCTCAGCAAAGGTGGCACCATCAGCCTCGGCAAAGAAGACCCCGCTCTGCGGCGGGTACTGGTCGGCCTGGGGTGGGACCCTCGAAGCAGCAGCGGTCATGAATTCGACCTGGACGCCAGCGCGTTCCTGCTGGGCAGCGACGGGCGAATCTTCGACCCCAACCAAGCCCTGAACGCCTTTGTGTTCTACGGCAACCTCAAGCTGGCCAACGGCTCAATTCAGCACACCGGCGACAACCGGGACGGCCAGGGCGACGGTGATGACGAAGCCCTCAAAGTCGATCTCGCACGCCTGGACCCGCGTGTACAGAGAATCGTTTTTGCCGTCACGATTCACGAGGCGCAGGTTCGTCACCAGAACTTCGGGATGATCGGCAGCGCCTTCATCCGCATCGCGAACGAGGAGACCGGCCGAGAAGTCGCCCGCTATGACCTCACTGAGGACGCCAGCACCGTGACCGCCATGATCTTCGGGGAACTCTACCGGTATGGGCAGGACTGGAAATTCCGCGCCGTCGGCCAGGGCTTCCAGGGGGGCCTGAAGCAGATGTGCGACACCTACGGCGTACCCACCGAGTAA
- a CDS encoding alpha-hydroxy-acid oxidizing protein: MTRTPPEGRPSIGLTRQTQVYLAGLQQQRPHLPVDPERLERAAHAAMTAEASGYLDGMPQAMQANLDAFRRWRIVPRMLRNVEERDLGITLFGHHYPAPMLLAPIGVQSIVHPDGELGVARAAASAGLPLIFSTASSAPLEHLAAAMGDAPRWFQLYWSKSEGFNASIIRRAEAAGCHALVVTLDTFLLAWRPRDIENAYLPFIQGVGIANYLTDPAFNAELAAPARDHPQGAIEHFLRVFTNPALNWDDLRWLRAQTKLPILLKGILHPDDARRALDFGMDGLVVSNHGGRQVEGAVASLDALPAVVDAVEGRVPVLLDSGVRRASDVIKARALGAQATLLGRPYLWGLALAGEAGVREVLANMLADLDLTLALSGHRTFDELTRATVVREPA, from the coding sequence ATGACCCGCACTCCACCGGAAGGCCGCCCATCCATCGGGCTCACCCGACAGACGCAGGTGTACCTCGCGGGCCTGCAGCAGCAGCGCCCCCACCTGCCCGTCGACCCGGAACGCCTCGAACGCGCCGCGCACGCCGCCATGACCGCCGAAGCGAGCGGCTACCTGGACGGCATGCCCCAGGCGATGCAGGCCAACCTGGACGCCTTCCGCCGCTGGCGCATCGTGCCCCGCATGCTCCGCAACGTCGAGGAGCGCGACCTCGGCATCACCCTGTTCGGCCATCATTACCCCGCGCCCATGCTCCTCGCGCCCATCGGCGTGCAGTCCATCGTCCACCCTGACGGCGAACTCGGCGTTGCGCGCGCCGCTGCCAGCGCCGGCCTGCCCCTGATCTTCAGCACGGCGTCCAGCGCACCCCTCGAGCACCTCGCCGCCGCGATGGGCGACGCGCCCCGCTGGTTCCAGTTGTACTGGAGCAAATCCGAGGGGTTCAACGCCAGCATCATCCGCCGCGCCGAAGCGGCCGGCTGCCACGCCCTCGTGGTCACGCTTGACACCTTCCTGCTCGCCTGGCGGCCCCGCGACATCGAGAACGCCTACCTCCCGTTCATACAGGGGGTCGGCATCGCCAACTACCTCACGGACCCCGCCTTCAACGCCGAACTCGCCGCGCCCGCCCGTGACCACCCGCAGGGCGCCATCGAGCACTTCCTGCGCGTTTTCACGAACCCCGCCCTCAACTGGGACGACCTGCGGTGGCTGCGCGCGCAGACGAAACTCCCGATCCTGCTCAAAGGCATCCTGCACCCCGACGACGCCCGGCGCGCGCTGGACTTCGGCATGGACGGCCTGGTCGTCTCGAATCACGGTGGTCGCCAGGTCGAAGGGGCCGTCGCGTCCCTGGACGCGCTGCCGGCCGTAGTGGACGCCGTCGAGGGCCGCGTGCCGGTGTTGCTCGACAGCGGCGTGCGCCGCGCGTCCGACGTCATCAAAGCGCGCGCGCTGGGGGCGCAGGCGACCCTTCTGGGGCGGCCGTACCTGTGGGGCCTGGCGCTTGCCGGGGAAGCGGGCGTGCGGGAAGTCCTGGCGAACATGCTCGCCGACCTGGACCTCACGCTCGCGCTGAGCGGTCACCGGACGTTCGACGAACTCACGCGCGCCACCGTCGTCCGCGAGCCCGCCTAA
- a CDS encoding toxic anion resistance protein, translating into MTKLEAPAPLEKIQAPEQVQPAQSAQMIDLDPERQRTLDGQIQAFLDVVLREHVHSDAFKQKVQAVHDLGSEEIRRAASSSNRLLEKPVQALSQGADNPQTKVSTTLVDLRKTVEDLDPNRAGDLFKPRKILGLFPGGNRLRDYFLKYESAQKHLNAIVTSLYDNKDELLKDNAAIEQEKTNLWGIMQKLKGYIYVGQQLDGALAARVEQLQAQDPEKARVVREEMLFAARQRVQDLLTQLAVSVQGYLALDLVRKNNLELIKGVDRATTTTISALRTAVMVSQALGQQKLVLDQISALNASTSAIIENTSKMLQLQTQRTYQQAADTTVDIEALKRSFDNVYGAMDAISEYKRTALDQMQQNVQVLAGQVDRAQQYLDRVRGETITEVAGTLNAPRSDFNL; encoded by the coding sequence ATGACGAAACTCGAAGCGCCGGCCCCACTCGAAAAGATTCAGGCTCCTGAGCAGGTTCAACCGGCGCAGAGTGCGCAGATGATCGACCTCGACCCCGAGCGTCAACGTACCCTCGACGGGCAGATTCAGGCGTTCCTGGACGTGGTGCTGCGCGAACACGTGCACAGCGACGCGTTCAAGCAGAAGGTCCAGGCCGTCCACGACCTCGGCAGTGAGGAGATCCGCCGCGCCGCCAGCTCCTCGAACCGCCTGCTCGAGAAGCCGGTGCAGGCCCTGTCGCAGGGGGCGGACAATCCCCAGACCAAAGTCAGCACCACCCTCGTGGACCTGCGCAAGACCGTCGAGGACCTCGACCCGAACCGCGCAGGTGACCTGTTCAAACCCAGGAAGATCCTCGGGTTGTTCCCCGGCGGCAACCGACTGCGCGACTACTTCCTGAAGTACGAAAGCGCGCAGAAGCACCTCAACGCCATCGTCACCAGCCTCTACGACAACAAGGACGAGCTGCTGAAGGACAATGCCGCCATTGAGCAGGAGAAGACCAACCTGTGGGGCATCATGCAGAAGCTCAAGGGGTACATCTACGTCGGTCAGCAACTCGACGGCGCCCTGGCCGCACGTGTGGAGCAGCTGCAGGCGCAGGACCCGGAAAAAGCGCGCGTCGTGCGTGAGGAGATGCTGTTCGCGGCGCGTCAGCGGGTGCAGGACCTGCTGACGCAACTGGCCGTGAGCGTCCAGGGGTACCTGGCGCTCGACCTGGTGCGCAAGAACAACCTCGAGCTGATCAAAGGGGTGGACCGCGCGACCACCACCACCATCAGCGCGCTGCGCACCGCCGTGATGGTTTCGCAGGCGCTGGGTCAGCAGAAACTGGTGCTCGACCAGATCAGCGCCCTGAACGCCAGCACGTCCGCCATCATCGAGAACACCTCGAAGATGCTGCAGCTGCAGACGCAGCGCACGTACCAGCAGGCGGCGGACACCACCGTAGACATCGAAGCGCTCAAGCGCAGCTTCGATAATGTTTACGGCGCCATGGACGCCATCAGCGAGTACAAGCGCACCGCCCTGGATCAGATGCAGCAGAACGTTCAGGTGCTCGCCGGTCAGGTCGACCGGGCGCAGCAGTACCTTGACCGCGTGCGCGGCGAAACCATCACGGAAGTGGCCGGGACCCTCAACGCCCCCCGCAGCGACTTCAACCTCTGA
- a CDS encoding ABC transporter substrate-binding protein, with product MNHRRALTFALAALTGTGLTVIAVAQGLPKLAKKSTYKVGFAQTESNNPWRLAQTKSMQDEARRLGYQLVYTDAGGSAAKQVSDVDSMIAQRVDAIFLAPREEKPLAAAVKKARAAGIPVILLDRTVDAKLAKAGTDYVTFIGSDFIQEGRRVGEWLKKTTKGKATIIQLLGTTGSSPANDRRKGFEDAIRGQSGMKIVASQDGDFSRDKGRQVMETLLQAHPDVNVVYAHNDEMAIGAIAALEAAGKKPGKDVMVLSIDGGREAVKLVADGKINYIVECNPKFGPKAFETLKNYAAGKQIPAKIINPDREFTRENASRLLSSAF from the coding sequence ATGAACCACCGCCGCGCCCTCACGTTTGCTCTCGCCGCGCTCACCGGAACGGGCCTCACCGTGATCGCTGTCGCGCAGGGCCTCCCGAAACTCGCCAAGAAATCCACCTACAAAGTCGGGTTCGCGCAGACGGAAAGCAACAACCCCTGGCGTCTCGCGCAGACCAAAAGCATGCAGGACGAAGCGCGGCGCCTCGGCTACCAGCTGGTGTACACCGACGCCGGCGGCTCCGCCGCCAAGCAGGTCAGCGACGTGGACAGCATGATCGCGCAGCGCGTCGACGCCATCTTCCTCGCCCCCCGCGAGGAAAAACCCCTCGCCGCGGCCGTCAAGAAGGCGCGCGCCGCCGGCATCCCCGTGATCCTCCTCGACCGCACCGTCGACGCGAAACTCGCGAAGGCCGGCACCGACTACGTGACGTTCATCGGCTCGGACTTCATTCAGGAAGGCCGCCGCGTCGGCGAGTGGCTCAAAAAGACCACCAAGGGCAAAGCGACCATCATCCAGCTGCTCGGCACGACCGGCTCCTCCCCCGCGAACGACCGCCGCAAAGGCTTCGAGGACGCCATCCGCGGCCAGAGCGGCATGAAGATCGTCGCGTCCCAGGACGGCGACTTTTCCCGCGACAAGGGCCGCCAGGTCATGGAAACGCTCTTGCAGGCCCACCCGGACGTGAACGTCGTGTACGCCCACAACGACGAAATGGCCATCGGCGCCATCGCCGCGCTGGAGGCCGCGGGCAAGAAACCCGGCAAGGACGTCATGGTGCTCTCCATCGACGGTGGCCGCGAAGCCGTGAAGCTCGTCGCGGACGGCAAGATCAACTACATCGTCGAATGCAACCCGAAATTCGGCCCGAAAGCCTTCGAGACCCTCAAGAACTACGCCGCCGGCAAGCAGATCCCCGCGAAGATCATCAACCCGGACCGCGAATTCACCCGCGAGAACGCCAGCCGCCTGCTCAGCAGCGCCTTCTGA
- a CDS encoding GAF domain-containing protein, producing MKPQQPLPVLSLAPDAFDHWREPFVLIDENWHLLFANDAAVHLSGLPRAALLERPFQEVFGIALGSPLDEVTRRVMRTREPETFEASTPESGIWVQGTVFTFGRGLGVLYQDVSVKKRAEARQATLYRVTSELSGAVTPQQVVDVILEQALPAADADSASVGVLDEAGEHLQLLGAYNYERTVEAFLRAVPLSIDIPATFVTRSGEPVFADADVLSRRFRDYHQVRSKGTTSMAVLPLTVSGRTFGFLALIYRSPERVFDDSERQFLTALAGQCAQAIDRAHQYRRAQEELQARQASEGAFAAERARLEAVLEHLPVGVLLGEVPSARITQGNARVEEIFGHPVYYSQNVEEYAAWRGFHLDGRPVQPHEWPLARVAMHGETTRGEEMIYVRPDGTSRVIDVTSAPVRDADGNAIAAVVVVDDVTERKRTEEAVRELNSSLETLVQERTAELAERTRALQAFVEFAEAAGTEWDVQRLAKHTMGVFRAFFSECSAAYYEQTGVFWHARAWTEDLEPDVIASITSGIPVDAPAFEAAARTRAPVFVDGWDPDREQVAATEAYGTVALYPLLVQGATHAILAVGLKDAQRWREQDKAVVRAAGRSLNLALERAEVASRLEAQRTALANRTQALEAFAELTRDLSVEAEPYSLISRAQEIVLSLLPDGYAPYYERDGDVWRLMSQVGDRRNPDMQRIVEAGLPYASQSLRVPYETGRAHYQDAYDYTEDQFQIDWAQVGAVATLPVMVGGHVHGIFAIGLFGQRGWTDADRALLETVVRSLGLALEAASSTAALRERTRELERSNAELERFAYVSSHDLQEPLRTVASYAELLAHRYSGQLDERAEKYLGFITSGALRMRTLIHDLLRYSRLSTAPADGQRREVDADAAVADALSNLAATIADTGARLDVGPLPRVPVERGRLTQVFQNLIGNTLKFRRDGVTPSVRVRAEREEAAWHFTVQDNGIGIEAAYLDRIFEIFQRLHTRELYEGTGIGLAVCKKIVEQAGGRMWVESTPGEGSTFHFTLPHMEKRARAR from the coding sequence ATGAAGCCCCAGCAGCCCCTCCCGGTTCTCTCGCTCGCCCCGGACGCCTTCGATCACTGGCGTGAGCCGTTCGTGCTCATTGACGAAAACTGGCACCTCCTGTTCGCCAATGATGCCGCCGTGCACCTAAGTGGCCTGCCCCGCGCTGCGCTTCTGGAGCGGCCTTTTCAGGAGGTGTTCGGCATCGCGCTCGGCAGTCCTCTGGATGAGGTCACGCGGCGGGTGATGCGGACGCGCGAGCCGGAGACGTTCGAGGCGTCCACGCCGGAGTCGGGCATCTGGGTGCAGGGGACGGTGTTCACGTTCGGGCGTGGCCTGGGCGTGCTGTATCAGGACGTGAGCGTCAAGAAGCGCGCGGAGGCGCGTCAGGCGACGCTGTACCGCGTGACGAGTGAGCTGAGCGGGGCGGTCACGCCGCAGCAGGTCGTGGACGTCATTCTGGAGCAGGCGCTGCCCGCCGCGGACGCGGACAGCGCCTCGGTCGGCGTGCTCGACGAGGCCGGCGAGCATCTGCAGCTGCTCGGCGCGTACAACTACGAGCGGACGGTGGAGGCATTTTTGCGGGCAGTGCCGCTGAGCATCGATATTCCCGCGACGTTCGTGACGAGGTCCGGCGAGCCCGTGTTCGCGGACGCGGACGTGTTGAGCAGGCGGTTCCGGGATTACCATCAGGTGCGGTCGAAGGGGACGACCAGCATGGCGGTGCTGCCGCTCACGGTGTCGGGGCGGACGTTCGGGTTTCTGGCGTTGATCTACCGTTCGCCCGAGCGGGTGTTCGACGATTCGGAACGGCAGTTCCTGACGGCGCTGGCCGGGCAGTGCGCGCAGGCCATCGACCGCGCACACCAGTACCGGCGCGCGCAGGAGGAGTTGCAGGCGCGGCAGGCGAGCGAGGGGGCGTTCGCGGCTGAGCGGGCGCGGCTTGAGGCGGTACTGGAGCACCTGCCGGTGGGGGTACTGCTGGGGGAGGTGCCGAGCGCGCGCATCACGCAGGGGAACGCGCGGGTGGAGGAGATTTTCGGGCACCCGGTGTATTACTCGCAGAACGTCGAGGAGTACGCCGCGTGGCGGGGGTTTCATCTGGATGGGCGGCCGGTGCAGCCGCACGAGTGGCCGCTGGCGCGCGTGGCGATGCACGGCGAGACCACGCGCGGGGAGGAGATGATCTACGTCCGCCCGGACGGCACGTCCCGCGTGATTGACGTGACGTCCGCGCCGGTGAGGGACGCGGACGGGAACGCCATCGCAGCGGTGGTCGTGGTGGATGACGTCACGGAACGCAAGCGGACGGAAGAGGCCGTGCGGGAGTTGAACAGCAGCCTGGAGACACTCGTGCAGGAACGCACGGCGGAACTCGCGGAGCGGACGCGGGCGCTGCAGGCGTTCGTGGAGTTCGCGGAGGCGGCCGGGACGGAATGGGACGTGCAGCGCCTCGCGAAGCACACCATGGGGGTGTTCCGGGCGTTCTTCAGTGAGTGCAGCGCCGCGTACTACGAGCAGACGGGGGTGTTCTGGCATGCGCGCGCGTGGACGGAGGACCTTGAGCCGGACGTGATCGCGAGCATCACGAGTGGAATTCCGGTGGACGCGCCGGCGTTCGAGGCGGCGGCGCGCACGCGGGCGCCGGTGTTCGTGGACGGCTGGGACCCTGACCGTGAGCAGGTCGCGGCCACCGAAGCGTACGGGACGGTGGCGTTATACCCGTTGCTGGTGCAGGGGGCGACGCACGCCATTCTGGCGGTGGGGCTGAAGGACGCGCAGCGCTGGCGGGAGCAGGACAAGGCGGTGGTGCGCGCGGCGGGCCGCAGCCTGAACCTGGCGTTGGAGCGTGCGGAGGTGGCGTCGAGGCTGGAGGCGCAGCGCACGGCCCTCGCGAACCGCACGCAGGCGCTGGAGGCGTTCGCGGAGCTCACGCGGGACCTGAGTGTGGAGGCCGAGCCGTACAGCCTGATTAGCCGCGCGCAGGAGATCGTGCTGTCCCTGCTGCCGGACGGGTACGCGCCGTACTACGAGCGGGACGGGGACGTGTGGCGCCTGATGTCGCAGGTGGGGGACCGGCGCAACCCGGACATGCAGCGCATCGTGGAGGCGGGCCTGCCGTACGCGTCGCAGTCGTTGCGCGTGCCGTACGAGACGGGTCGCGCGCACTACCAGGACGCGTACGATTACACCGAGGATCAGTTCCAGATTGACTGGGCGCAGGTGGGCGCGGTCGCGACGCTGCCGGTGATGGTGGGCGGTCACGTGCACGGAATTTTCGCGATTGGGCTGTTCGGGCAGCGGGGGTGGACGGACGCGGACCGCGCGCTGCTGGAGACCGTGGTGCGCAGCCTGGGGCTGGCGCTGGAAGCGGCGTCGTCCACGGCGGCGCTGCGGGAGCGCACGCGGGAGCTGGAGCGCAGCAACGCGGAGCTGGAGCGCTTCGCGTACGTGTCGTCACATGACCTGCAGGAGCCGCTGCGGACTGTCGCCAGTTACGCGGAGTTGCTGGCGCACCGGTATAGCGGGCAACTGGACGAACGCGCGGAGAAGTACCTGGGGTTCATCACGAGTGGGGCGTTGCGGATGCGGACGCTCATTCATGACCTGCTGCGGTACTCCCGGCTGTCCACGGCGCCCGCGGACGGGCAGCGGCGGGAGGTGGACGCAGACGCAGCGGTGGCGGACGCGCTCAGCAACCTGGCGGCGACCATCGCCGACACGGGCGCGCGCCTTGATGTGGGACCGCTGCCGCGCGTGCCGGTCGAGCGGGGTCGGTTGACGCAGGTGTTCCAGAACCTGATCGGGAACACCCTGAAGTTCCGCCGTGACGGCGTGACGCCCAGCGTGCGCGTCCGCGCGGAGCGCGAGGAGGCCGCGTGGCATTTCACGGTGCAGGACAACGGCATCGGCATTGAGGCGGCGTACCTCGACCGGATCTTCGAAATCTTCCAGCGGCTGCACACCCGGGAGCTGTACGAAGGAACGGGCATCGGCCTGGCGGTGTGCAAGAAGATCGTGGAGCAGGCGGGCGGGCGGATGTGGGTCGAGAGCACGCCCGGCGAGGGCAGCACCTTTCATTTCACGCTGCCGCACATGGAGAAGCGCGCCCGGGCGAGGTGA